In Dehalococcoidales bacterium, the sequence GACAGCAAGCATGTCCAGGCTCTGGTGGAGCTTACCGAGCGCAGAAGCCTGTTGAAAAGCATCCTGCCTCGTATACTCCCCGGGCAGGGGGTCAAAGTGGTCATCGGCGGGGAGAATGAGTCTGAAATCATCCGGGAGTACAGCGTCGTCGTTAGCCGCTACGGACTGCTGGACGAGGCCGTCGGCACACTGGCGATTGTCGGACCCACACGGATGCCCTACGCCCGCGCCATCGCCGCCATAGACTACCTGTCCTGGTTGCTCAGCCAGATGGTGGCCAGACTATACGGCAGGGAGGAAACCACCCGGCACAGTGCGGAATACCAGTAGACGGTGACTGAACCGACGGTTGATTAGAGAACCCGGAGAGCGTGGTGGATTGTAATGTCCGATGAAGAGCGAGTTACCCAGGATGAGCCCGAGGTGGACGAGGTGACGGCTTTGAACCAGGCCCTCGCCGAAGAGAAAGAGAAGGCGGAGAACTACCTGGCCAACTGGCAAAGGTCCCAGGCGGATTTCGTGAACTACAAGCGGCGTAGCGAGCAGGAAAAGGGAGAACTCTCCAAATTCGCCAATGCGCAGCTCATGCTCGGTCTTCTGCCCGTTCTGGACGACCTGGAACGGGCGCTTGATTCGGTTAAGCCCCAGTTGACCGATTCCGACTGGGTGGAGGGAATCCGGCTCATTGAGCGAAAGCTCCGGGCGGGGCTGGAGGCACAGGGCCTCATCCAGATAAAGGCAATGGACGAAGCGTTCGACCCCAATTTCCATCAAGCGGCCGGGCACAGCAAAGGTGAGGAAGGGACCGTGGTACAGGAGCTACAGAAGGGATATATGCTCCAGGACAGGGTACTCCGTCCGTCCGTGGTGATTGTGGGCAGTGGAGAGACCGAAGAAGAATAGCACTCCGGGCCTGAGAATACCAGTGGGAAAGGCCCGGTACACCTGGAAAACAATACCAGGTACGTCCTGGATAGGAGGAGTGGAATATGGGAAAAGTTATTGGAATAGACCTGGGGACGACGTTTTCTGCAGTAGCAGTGATGGAAGGTGGCGAGCCAACCGTTATCCCTAATGCCGAGGGCGGTCGTACCACGCCGTCAGTCGTGGCCATCAGCAAGACCGGCGAACGCCTCGTGGGGCAGGTAGCCCGACGCCAGGCAATCACCAATGCAGACAATACCGTCTTCAGCATCAAGCGCCTTATGGGACGGAAGTACGATGAGCCTTCTGTGGAGTATGACCGCGCGCACCTGCCCTACAAAATAGTGAAGGCATCCAACAATGACGCCCGGGTGATAATGGGAGGCAAGGAATACAGCCCCCCGGAAATCTCGGCGATGATTCTCCAGAAACTCAAAACGGATGCCGAAGCCTACCTTGGTGAGACAGTAAACGAGGTTGTGGTCACCGTGCCCGCCTATTTCAACGACAGCCAGCGCCAGTCAACCAAGGACGCCGGTAAAATCGCCGGGCTGGAAGTCCTGCGCATAATCAACGAGCCCACCGCCGCCGCCCTGGCCTACGGGCTGGACAAGAAGAGCGAGGAGACTATCGCGGTCTATGACCTCGGTGGCGGTACGTTCGATATATCCATCCTTGAGCTTGGTGGCGGCACCTTCCAGGTGAAATCCACCAACGGTGACACCCACCTCGGTGGTGATGATTTCGACCAGATAATCATGGACTGGGTCTGTGATGAGTACAAGCGTGAGCAGGGAATCGACCTGCGCCAGGACAAGATGGCTTTGCAGCGCCTCAAGGAAGCCTCCGAGAAAGCCAAGACGGAGCTATCCACCGTCCAGCAGACGGAAATCAACCTGCCCTTCATTACCGCCGATGCCAGCGGCCCCAAGCACCTCAGTATGAACCTCTCCAGGTCCAAGCTGGAACAACTGGTCATGGACCTGGTGGAGAGGAGCCTGGGACCATGCCGTCAGGCAATGACGGACGCGGATAAGACGGCGGCACAGATTGACGAGGTGGTACTGGTCGGTGGGCAGACACGGATGCCGCTGGTCCAGGAAAAGGTCAAGCAGTTCTTCGGCAAGGAACCTCACAAGGGCGTCAACCCGGACGAGGTAGTGGCTATCGGTGCCGCCATCCAGGCAGGGGTGCTCAAGGGAGACGTCAAGGACGTCCTGCTCCTTGACGTGACCCCGCTCACCCTGGGCATTGAAACGGTGGGTAGAGTGGTCACCCCACTCATCCCCCGCAACACCACCATCCCCACCTCCAAGAGCCAGATATTCAGCACTGCCGCGGACAACCAGCCCAGTGTGGAGATTCTTGTCCTCCAGGGCGAGAGACCCATGGCGGCGGACAACCGGACACTGGGGCGGTTCATGCTAGACGGTATCCTGCCGGCGCCGCGTGGCGTGCCCCAGATCGAGGTCAGCTTCGATATTGATGCCAACGGCATCCTCAGCGTCAAGGCCCACGATAAGGGCACCGGCAAGGAGCAGAAGATTACCATCACCGCTTCCAGCGGACTCGCCAAGGAAGAGGTAGAGCAGATGCAGCGTGAGGCAGAGATGCACGCCGCCGAAGACACCAAATACCGGGAAGAGGTGGAGATACGCAACACCGCAGACTCCATGGCCTACACTGCGGATAAAATGCTCAGAGACAATAAGGACAAGATACCCGAAGACCTCAACAAAGAGGTGGAGGAGAAGGTAGCCGCGGTGCGTTCGGTGATACAGGGGGCCGACGTTGAAGCCATCAAGAGGGCCAGCCAGGAGCTATCCGACTCCATGCAGAAGGTAGGCCAGGCCGTCTACCAGCAGCAGCCACCGCCCGACCAGGAACCACCTCCTGAAGGTGGCGACGACGAAGGTACCGTTGAAGGAGAGTTCCACGAGGTATAGGTATAGAGGGCTTATACTGGATAGGGTTACCTGATGCCAGCCAAGCGTGACACGGACTACATTCGCGCCTGGGTCTCAGGCTGTCACTTCTCCTGGCTTAATCCGAGACAGGCTACGACGGAATGCTGCTGAAAGGGGAGTCATAGAGGGGGCGCCCCTCAGAAGGGGAGAAGCCCCCCTAACACAACCCTTCCCTGTCTCCTTAAAAAGGAGACAGGCATATAGGGGATAGGGTTCCAACATCTCAATGAAGCGCGGCTGCCACGGAATCCCTCGTGCTGGCGTAGAGGCCACCGATTCGGAGATTCTGAACGAAGTATTCAAGGAGGACACGCCCGGTGAGTAGAGACAACACCTACGAAGTGCTCATGGAATACCTGGGGTTCCCCGGTTCCAAACGCTTGCGGCCGATAATGGAGGAACTGATGTCCCCGGACCAGGCCTTGATGGTAACGGAATTACCCGGAACACCACAGGAAGTAGCGGAGAAAACAGGAATAGACGCCAACAGGGTGAGAGACAACCTGGATGAGCTTTTCTTCAAAGGCGTCATCTTCCCGCGAGGAGACTTTCGCCGGCGTGAGTTCTACCGCTTTGCCCGTTCTATCGGTCAGTTTCATGATGCCACTATGGCTTCAGAGGAGCTTGACGTGGAAAAGGACCGCAGATTCTTCGAACTGTGGTACGACTTCGTAATGAACGAGATGTACCCCTCTTTTGCGGAGCGGATGAAGCTTCAAAGTAAGCCCAACGACCGGATAGTCCCCGCTTATAAAGCGATTAAAGACCTTGACGGTGTCCTGCCCTGCGAAAACTTCCCGGAGATGTTGAGGGCACAGGAACGCATCGCTGTGGTACCATGTTCCTGCCGCCTTTGTACCGCCTCGGTGGGAGAGCCATGTGCGGTTCACGATGAAGTAGCTCACTGGGCGTGCATTCAGTTTGGACGGGCTGCCGACTATGTTATCACACGGGGGTCAGGAAGGGAGCTAAGTCTGGAGGAAGCCCTGGAGCTGAATGATATCGTCGAAGAATCCGGGCTGCTCCACAAGTGGGACAATATCACGACCATAAACGGCCCCAGGCTTAGCTGCCAGTGCTGCCGTGATTGCTGCATGATGTACATCCCGATAGACCAGGCCGGACTTCCCATTGGCACGATATGGGAGAAGAGCCGCTACCAGGCATACGTTAACCAGGAAGACTGTAATGGCTGTCAGGACTGCGTGGAACGCTGCCTGTTCGATGCTGTAGAAATGGTAAAACCCGAAGGCAGCAAGAAGTACAAGGCGTCTATCATTGCCGAGAAGTGCTTCGGTTGCGGCTCCTGTGTAGTCGGCTGTCAGCAGGAAGCACTTAAAATGAAGGCGGTCAGACCACCTGAGCATATCCCGGCCCCCCCTGAGCAGGCCTGATAGAGGGGCCCAATCAGGGAAGGTATAGAGGGTGACGGGGTATAAAGGATGAAGTAGAAAACAATATGCCATCAAAACGTAACACAGACTACATTCGCGCCTGGATTCTGGGCTGTCACTTCTCCTGGCTTAATCCGAGACAGGCTACGATAGAATGCTGCTGAAAGGGGAGTCGTAGAGGGCTTGGCCCCTTCTTAGGGGCACCCCCTCTAACGCAACCATTCCCTGTCTCCTTAAAAAGGAGACAGGCATATAGGGGATAGGGTTACCTTATGCCAACCAAACGTGACTACTACGAGGTACTGGGCATAGACCGGAATGCCACCGGCGAGGACATACGGAAGGCATTCCGGGAACTGGCTTTCAAGTACCATCCGGACCATAACCGGGGAGATGGTGCCGAGGAGAAGTTCAAGGAGGCCAACGAGGCCTACGAAGTACTCTCCGACACCACCAAGCGTGCCACCTATGACCGCTTCGGACATAGTGGTGGTTCGAGCTTCTTCGGTCGCGATTCTGAGGGGTTCGACTTCGGTTTCGGTGACATCTTTGACGCCTTCTTTGGCGGGACTACCACGTCCACACGCCAGGCACCACAACAAGGTGCTTCCCTCCAGACCAGGCTCTCCTTAACCCTGGAAGAGGCTGCCTTCGGCTGTGAAGAGGAGATAGACATTACCCGTACGGAGAACTGCTCCGAGTGCCAGGGCACCGGCAGCAAACCGGGCACACAGCCGGTCCGTTGTCCCAATTGCGATGGTGCTGGAGAGGTGCGCCGTGTCCAGGCAAGCATCTTCGGCCGGTTTACCAATATCACCACCTGCCCACGCTGTCACGGTGAAGGTAGAATCATCACCGAACCCTGTCCTACATGCAGAGGCAGCGGCCGGGAGAAACAACATCGCAAGATATCGGTCAAGGTACCACCCGGAGTTGACAACGGCAATCAGATTCGTCTACGCGGGGAAGGCGAAGCAGGCACCAGGGGCGGTCCATCCGGCGACTTGTTCGTGGTGATATCAGTCATCGAGCACGAGTACTTCGAACGGGACGGTGACGACATCCTCTACGAGTTACCGCTCAACTTCGCTCAGGCCGCGCTGGGAACGGAGGTAGAGGTGCCCACTCTGGATGATGACAGTAAGCTGAAAATTCCCGCCGGCTGCCAGACGGACACCGTCTTCAGGCTCAGGAACAAGGGTGTGCCTCACCTCAACGACAGGGGACGCGGCGACCAACTGGTCACGGTGTCCCTGGTTACTCCTGAGTCACTGAACAAGGAGCAGCGGCGGCTCTTCGAGGAACTGGCGGACAGTCTCGGCACCGGCAAGAAAAAGCGGCCGAACCGCTGATTACGAAGCAGGCTGCCCGGACCGGCTGCGTGTCTTGTGCCGGAAGAGAGAAAAGAGTTTCCACCTGCGACCGGCAAGCTCATGCCTGGCCTGAGCACCCATCAGGGCCAGTGCCTCCTCCCGTGGGTCGGCACCCTGGTACAACACCCGGTACATCCCCTCGGTTATCGGCATCTCCACCCCGAGTTGTCGCGCCAGCTCCCAGGCAGCAATCGTAGTACTCACCCCTTCGGCAATACCGGTCATCGAGCCGGCTATCTCTTCCAGCGAACGGCCCCTGGTCAACTCCACACCGACATAGTGATTACGGCTCAACGGACTGGCACAGGTCGCCATGAGGTCGCCAAGACCGGCCAACCCGGAAAATGTCAGGGGATTTGCCCCGAGGGCCACTCCAAAAGCGGTGATTTCCGCCAGACCCCGCGTGACGAGGGTGGCCTTGGCATTATCACCGTAGCCCAGACCGTCAGCAATACCGGCAGCCAGGGCAATAACATTCTTCAGGGCACCCCCCAGCTCGACACCGATAACGTCGGTATTGTGGTACACGCACAGATTCGGCGTCGTCAGCAGCTTCTGGGCGGTACGGCAGACAGCCTCGCTCTCAGCAGCCACCACTGTAGCCGCGGGCAGGCCACGCAGAATCTCCTTGGAGAGATTGGGGCCGGACAGTACGCAGATATTACGATGGAACTCGGGGGATATCTCCTCGGTTATTACCTCGGTCATCCGCTTGTTGCTGCCAATCTCCAGCCCCTTGGCAGTGCTCAGCACCAGCATCGACTCACCAAGGTACCCGGCAACCAGCCTGATATTGTGACGTATGGTCTGCGCCGGCACCACCAGGATAACCGCCTCGGCACCACTCAGCGCCTGCTTCAGCGAGTTGGTGACAGATAACCGAGATGGGAACTTGATGCCGTCCAGCCGGGGAATCTTCGGTTCCGCACCCCTGAGCTCAACCGCCTCCTCCTCGGTACGTGCCCACAGACTGACATGAAGCCCGTTCTCAGCCCAGACAGTCCCGAGAGTGGCTCCCCAGGCGGTAGTGCCGATGACGGCAATCTGGGGCATCGGTTTACACCCCACCCTCTTCAGAAGGGGATGACTTCAGGTCCTCGGCCTTCTCACCCAGGCGGCGTTCCTTACCCGCGATAAGCCGGGCAATATTGCCCCGGTGCATGATGACAATAACCAGAGTGCCGACCAGGGAATATACCAGATACTCCAGTGGCCAGCCATTCAAGACAGTCAGCGGGACGACGATTGCATAGGAGCCGACCACACCGGCGATGGAACCCAGTGAGGCAAACCTGGTCACAACGGCACCAATGAGCAATATCTCCCCACCAAATAGCGCGGCAACCGGAATGAAAGCTGCCATACCACCGAAAAAGGTGGCAACGCCCCTTCCCCCACGGAACTTGAGGAATACCGGCCAGTTGTGCCCCAGTACGGCTGCGAAGGCCGCCAGCACCTGACCCAGCGGCAGCCCGAAGCCGAAGTCCCCCACCGCCAGATAGCTCTTGCCCATAATCAGACCGGCAAATACCACCGCCAAGACCCCCTTGACCAGGTCGCCGGTAAGGACTATCGCCGCCGACCTTATGCCTGCCGTTCGTAGCACGTTGGTTGCTCCAGTCTTGCCGCTCCCATGTGCCCTGACGTCAACCTTCGTATTCCGTTTGGTTACCAGGTAACCAACCGGTATCGAACCCATGAGGTAGCCAACTACCAGGCACGCAATGTACTGCCAGACTATCATGCCTCACCCCTTGTTCTGAAGACCAGGCGCAGCGGTGTGCCAGTGAAGCCAAAGGCCTGGCGCAACTTGTTCTCCAGGTAGCGCCGGTATGAGAAATGGACAATCCTGGCGTCATTGACGAAAAACACAAATGTGGGCGGGTTCACTTCCGCCTGGGTAACATGGAGGACATTCAAGTGCTTACGACCCTTGCGCGGCAGGATATGTGCCGCCACGGCTTCCTGTATGACGTTATTCACTTCGGAAGTAGTCAACCGTTTAAGCCTCTCCCGGTATACCTGCCTTGCCTGCGGCAGGACCTCACCCACACCCTGGCCAAACTGGGCCGATGTATAGAGCACAGGAGCATAGGCCATGAACTTGAACTGGCTTTTCAGGTATCTATCCCATTCAGCCTTGTTCTTATCGGCGATAAGGTCCCACTTATTAACCACCAGGATAATCCCCTTGACCGCCTGTAACACGTAGCCGGCAATATGCATATCCTGCGCCACAGGTAACTCGGTAGCATCCATAACCAGCAGAGCGACATCGGCCCGGTCGATAGCCCGAAGCGCCCGCATGACGCTGTACCGCTCTATTCCCACTCCTAGCCGACCCCGCCTGCGGATGCCCGCAGTATCAATGAGTAGCACACTTTCACCCTCGAAGTCAAGTAGCGTATCGATAGCGTCCCGCGTTGTCCCTGGTGTATCATCAACGATGGCACGCTCGCTACCGAGTAGGGCATTAAGCAGCATCGACTTGCCGACATTGGGCCTGCCGACAATGGCTACCTTCATGATGTCCTGTTCGGCCTCAACCTCTACTAGCGGCAGAAGGGCACCGAGCCTGTCCAGCAGCTCGGCGGTACCCCTGGCGTGATGAGCACTGACTGCCAGCGGTTCGCCCAGTCCCAGTTCGTGGAACTCCACGGCGTGGGTCTCCAGCCGGTCATTATCTGCCTTATTGGCCGCCAACACCACCGGTTTGCTGGCCCGCCTCACCAGGTCAGCCACCTCCAGGTCAGAGGGCGTTACTCCATCCCGGACATCCACCAGGAAGATTATGGCGTCGGCCTCGGCAACAGCCAGTTCTACCTGCTCTCTGACACGCTGACCGACAGAAGTATCGGGGTCTGTCACGAGACCACCGGTATCCACCAGGGTGAAGACATTGTCTTGCCAGGTAATATCAGCCACCACGCGGTCGCGCGTCGTCCCCGGCAGGTCCTCAACGATGGCTATCCGCCGGCCTGCCAGCCGGTTAAGCAGGGTAGATTTGCCGACATTCTGCCGGCCGACAATAGCCACGATGGGCTTCCTTACTGCCACTTTAACCCCTCACCCTTTATCCCTCTCCCCTTGATAAGGGGAGAGGGATAGAATTTCCTAAAGGGGCTTCGCCCCTTTCAATTCCCCTCGCTAGAGCAGCTGTCTCAACCTCTCCCGGAAAGCTGGCGAAAGAACACCAGCTCTTAGTCCTTCGTTAAATAGATCAAGCAATTGCTTTTCTGTTGCGTGCATTGGACGAGGAATGAAGCGACCATGTTTCCACCAGGAGAAACGTATTTCTACTTCGCCTGTGTTTCTTACATATAGCCTCTCAATTCTAATCTCTTGCTGGTCTTCAAACTCGATAATACCTTCGCTTATTACTCCATATTGTGGTGTTTCTCTTATATAGTCTGATTGAGTCATATCAAGCCTCCTTCACAAATCTATGATAGCTAGGCGTCTAAGAGGAGCGAAGCCCCTCTTTATTCTTCTCCCCCTCTCCTTTGAAGGAGAGGGGGACCGAGGGGGTGAGGTAGATAAGCGGTCAGTCTGTTGCTGGTGCCAGTCAGCACCGTCTACGTAGCACCCAGCAACTTAACCAGCAGGGCCTTCTGTGCGTGCATCCGGTTTTCCGCCTGGTCGAAAACTACTGATTGCGGGCCATCCATAACATCATCGGTTACTTCCTCCCCCCGGTGGGCGGGCAGGTCGTGCATGAATATCGCATCTTTACTGGCCAGACCGAGCAGACCAGCATTGACCTGATAGCCGGCAAACGTCCGGCGCCTCTCTTCCGCCTCCTCTTCCTGCCCCATACTCGTCCAGACATCGGTATAGACCACGTCTGCTCCACGCACTGCCTCGGAAGGCTCACGGGTGCAGAGGATACTGGCACCGGTGGCGGCAGCATACTCCTGCGCCGTACGCATTATGTCCTCCTGCACGGCATGCCCTGCCGGAGAAGCAATCCTGAAATGCATCCCCGCCAGTGCCGTTGCCAGCAGCAGGCTGTGGGCGATATTGTTGCCGTCGCCGATAAAGGCAAGCGTCACGCCCTTCAGCCCACCCTTCTTCTCGTAGACGGTAAGCAGGTCAGCCAGGGCCTGGCAGGGGTGCTCCAGGTCGGATAGCGCGTTTATCACCGGCACGCCAGCATAACAGGCCAGTTCTTCAACTGTTTTGTGGGTAAAGGTACGCGCCGAGATAGCATCAACGTACCGCCCGAGAACCCGGGCTACGTCAGATACCGACTCCCGCCCCCCGAGACCGACCTCGGCCGGAGAGAGGTAGACTACCTCACCCCCCAGTTGACGCATCCCCACCTCGAAGCTGACCCTGGTGCGCAACGACGGTTTCTCAAAAAGCAGGGCCAGTATCTTCCCGTTAAGTGAGGAAGACCGACCCCGGGTTTTTAGCTCCACAGCCCCGGTCATGAAGGAGGCAATGTCCTCATCACTGATATCGGATATGGAAAGCAGGTGTTTCCCTTTCACACCACTCCTCCCTTTCGCTGGGACACCTGTACAGTATAGCACGAATACGTGTTCCTGAGGAACGCGCTCTTTCCATAATATGGAAACCCTCCCCCTTGGTCCCCATCCCTTTGCCAATGGGAGGGCGAGATAGATGTTAGAGGGGTAAAACCTCTAAGACTCCCCGCTTATTGACTATTCTCCAGGCTCTTACCAGATAGTGCCACACTCCCTAAGGTGCAAACGACCTCTGCCTGAAATTGTCCTTCACACCGTTTTGGGGTGTTAGAGAGGGGTGTAACCCCTTTCGAGGGGGATTTCAAGGGGGACACCCCCCTTGACGTTTCCCCCTGTCCGGCGGCGCCAGACCTGGCTGGACTACCCGAAGCGAATCATACGTGTACGCCCCATTCCCTTACTCCCCCTCGCCAGCGGAGAAGGGGGTGGATACCTGTACGCCTCACTCTGTTGTGTCGCCCTTCTGTCTGAACGATACCAGATGCACCGACTGGAACAACGCCCACAGATAACCTACAATAGTGTTTGACTGCATTAGGAGGTACCCACGATGACTACGGAGAGGATTAAGGTAAAAGGAAACCAGGTAATCGACAAGGTCAAACAGCTCATCCGCGAGGGCAACATCCGCAGGGTACGCATCGTGCATGAGGAACGCACTATCCTGGAGATTCCACTGACAATCGGCGCTCCGGCAGCAGCGATAACCATCATGGCGGCCCCACTTCTGGCGGCCCTGGGTGCTTTTGCCGCCCTGGTTACCGAGTGCACCATCGAGGTGGAGAAGATCGACGGCACGGGTAAGAACGAAGAATAGCATGTGCTCCCGCAGAGCCGCTTAAAACGCAAAGGGCAGCTATATCATCCTCATCAGGCTCCCCGAGGAAAAGACAATAACTGTGGGAAAACTCGGTCCCGTCCTCTTTCCCTGCGCCCACTATGCCTATGTCGGCTCAGCGCTGGGCGGACTGAAGCAGTATTATTGCCCTGGTCAACGCGCTTGAACAGGCTTAACCACGAAAGACTGACCAACCCACCTGACATGTGTTAACATTACCACTACCACTTATCGACACTATGACAGCAGGAATTGAGTATTACTTTCAGGAGGTTCCACCGTGAACATTCCCAGCTTGAGTCTGGAGGGGCAGGTCGCCCTGGTAACAGGAGCACGGAGAGGGATAGGCAAGGCCTGTGCTATTACGTTTGCCGAGGCTGGCGCTGATGTTGCGATATGTGACTGGGTTACCAGTACCGGTGAACTGGATGCTGTGGCGGCAAGGATTACCAAGCTTGGCCGGCGTTCCCTGGCTGTCCACGCGGATGTGAAGAAAAGTGAAGATGTTGCCCCTCTTGTAGCCGGGGTTATGGAGAAATTCGGGCGGATAGATATCCTGGTTAATAATGCCGGTGTGGGCGATGGCGGTCGGAGCACCGAACCGGAGGACTTTGACCTCGATGCACTCAAAGCACGCGCCGTTGAGAGAATGGCTTTGATGAAGGATTCCGCGGCAATTCTGCACCTTGATGAGCAGGCATGGGATGCTGTTTTTGAGAATAACCTGAAAAGCTGCCTGCTTTGCAGCAAGTCGGTAGCGCCAATCATGATGAAGCAGAATAAGGGGAACATCATTAATATATCCTCAGTGCGGGCCTTTGCCACAGGACGTGGCGCAATGACAAACTATGCTATCACCAAACGGGGTATGGTGATGCTGACAGAGGGCCTGGCCGCCGACCTGGCCAGATTTAATATAAGGGTCAATGCCATTGGTCCCGGCGGTATTGAGACTGAGATGATGCGCTATGCCTGGGCTGACCCGGAACGGCTTCAGGCAATTTCCAACATAATGCCCCTGAGCAATAACCTGATTCCGCCGGAAACCTGTGCTCATACTGCCCTGTATCTTGCCTCCGACCTGGCTACCTACGTCACTGGTCAGATGATAAACGTTGATGCCGGCCTGATGGTGTCGCTATCAGGACTATAAACCTGGTCAACAGGATGACAGTAATTACCTGCTCCTTCCCGGAAACTCATCGTTAATAATTCTACTTTACGTTTGGATGTTCTGGTTGCCGGAGCCCCTGAGCGGGTATAATTGGCAGCACTGTTACACCAACGCTATAATACTCCGTAGTCATATTCCACTGGTAGAATGTAGTCTATGCTCAGAATAGGCCTGGTGCAAATGAGGTGCGAGAAAGCGGCAGTTACCGCGAACCTGGAGCGTATGTCGCGGTATATCGTCGAGGCAGACAGACGGGGAATAGACATCCTTGGCTTTCCGGAAATGAGCATCACGGGCTATGCTGACCCGACCAGGTACCCTGAAGCGATTGTGCGCCTGGACGGACCCGAGATGGATGTGGTACTGGAGATGACAAAAGGGCGTAAATCCTCCCTTCTGGCTGGCGTGATAGAGCACAACCCCGCAGGCAAACCCTTTGTTACGCAGGTCGTAGTCCGCGGCGGGCAGCTCATTGGGTACTACCGTAAAAAGACCATCAAGGATGAAGAGGCAGACTGGTTCACACCGGGTGAGAATGTCAGCGTCTTCAACCACGATAACCTGTGCTTCGGAGTGGCAGTCTGTGCTGATATTGATGATGAAACGGTGTTTGCTGAAGCTGCCGGGCAGGGTGCGTTAATTGTATTTGAGCTGGCAGCGCCGGGGCTGTATGGTGAACAGGCAACCCGGGACTGGCGGTCAGGTTTTCAGTGGTGGCAGGGCAAGTGCCATGAGCAACTGTCCGTTTATGCTGTGAAGTACGGTATCTGGATAGCGGTAGCCACGCAGGCAGGACGGACGGTGGACGAGGATTTTCCCGGGGGCGGGTACGTCTTTGTGCCTGATGGCAGACAGGTGTACGCAACGCCGGACTGGTTTCCCGGGGCAGCCTATCTGGGTTTGGACTTCAAGGAATATAGTGTAGTACAGCTATGAGTAGCCGCAGGGACTCGGGAGAATGATGAAGATATCTTTGGAGCCAATAGGCTACGTGGTTAACAGCGTTGAGGAGCCGGTAGACGGCGGCTGGGGAGAGGTCGAATCGAGGATAGTGCTCCGGGAGGGTCTGGTGCCTGCCCTGGTCGGCCTGGAGGACTTTTCCCACGTCCTGGTCGTCTACTGGATGCACCGGGCGGTACCCCCGGAGGTGCTCCGGCGGCGGCCGCAGGGTCGCGAGAATATGCCGGAGGTGGGGCTTTTCGCCCAGCGCTCGAAGCACCGCCCCAATCCCATCGGCGTTACCGTGGTCTCACTCCTCAGAGTTGGTGACGGCGAGCTCCTGGTACGGGGTCTGGATGCCGTCAACGGTACGCCGGTGCTGGACATCAAGCCGCACTACCCGGAATACGACAGTCCCGCGGATGCACACGTACCGGAATGGGCAGGACGCCTGATGGCGGGCTATTTCGAAGGGGAACCTTAGGAGGGAATCGATGCCCACAAAGAATGAAAAGGAGAGCCGGTTCCAGCTCTACGGGTGGCTGCTATTCGTAATTTGCAGTTTCTTCTTCATTGCCGACAGCGTCGTCAGTGGGCGCCCCCTGGGAATAGCGGGTAGCTGCCTGTTCTTGCTCGGATGTATTACCTTTCTTATTCCCCTGGTCCGGAAAAGGACGTAAGGTGTTT encodes:
- the der gene encoding ribosome biogenesis GTPase Der, which gives rise to MAVRKPIVAIVGRQNVGKSTLLNRLAGRRIAIVEDLPGTTRDRVVADITWQDNVFTLVDTGGLVTDPDTSVGQRVREQVELAVAEADAIIFLVDVRDGVTPSDLEVADLVRRASKPVVLAANKADNDRLETHAVEFHELGLGEPLAVSAHHARGTAELLDRLGALLPLVEVEAEQDIMKVAIVGRPNVGKSMLLNALLGSERAIVDDTPGTTRDAIDTLLDFEGESVLLIDTAGIRRRGRLGVGIERYSVMRALRAIDRADVALLVMDATELPVAQDMHIAGYVLQAVKGIILVVNKWDLIADKNKAEWDRYLKSQFKFMAYAPVLYTSAQFGQGVGEVLPQARQVYRERLKRLTTSEVNNVIQEAVAAHILPRKGRKHLNVLHVTQAEVNPPTFVFFVNDARIVHFSYRRYLENKLRQAFGFTGTPLRLVFRTRGEA
- the argF gene encoding ornithine carbamoyltransferase, with amino-acid sequence MKGKHLLSISDISDEDIASFMTGAVELKTRGRSSSLNGKILALLFEKPSLRTRVSFEVGMRQLGGEVVYLSPAEVGLGGRESVSDVARVLGRYVDAISARTFTHKTVEELACYAGVPVINALSDLEHPCQALADLLTVYEKKGGLKGVTLAFIGDGNNIAHSLLLATALAGMHFRIASPAGHAVQEDIMRTAQEYAAATGASILCTREPSEAVRGADVVYTDVWTSMGQEEEAEERRRTFAGYQVNAGLLGLASKDAIFMHDLPAHRGEEVTDDVMDGPQSVVFDQAENRMHAQKALLVKLLGAT
- a CDS encoding DUF4342 domain-containing protein, producing the protein MTTERIKVKGNQVIDKVKQLIREGNIRRVRIVHEERTILEIPLTIGAPAAAITIMAAPLLAALGAFAALVTECTIEVEKIDGTGKNEE
- a CDS encoding SDR family oxidoreductase, whose product is MNIPSLSLEGQVALVTGARRGIGKACAITFAEAGADVAICDWVTSTGELDAVAARITKLGRRSLAVHADVKKSEDVAPLVAGVMEKFGRIDILVNNAGVGDGGRSTEPEDFDLDALKARAVERMALMKDSAAILHLDEQAWDAVFENNLKSCLLCSKSVAPIMMKQNKGNIINISSVRAFATGRGAMTNYAITKRGMVMLTEGLAADLARFNIRVNAIGPGGIETEMMRYAWADPERLQAISNIMPLSNNLIPPETCAHTALYLASDLATYVTGQMINVDAGLMVSLSGL
- a CDS encoding carbon-nitrogen hydrolase family protein yields the protein MLRIGLVQMRCEKAAVTANLERMSRYIVEADRRGIDILGFPEMSITGYADPTRYPEAIVRLDGPEMDVVLEMTKGRKSSLLAGVIEHNPAGKPFVTQVVVRGGQLIGYYRKKTIKDEEADWFTPGENVSVFNHDNLCFGVAVCADIDDETVFAEAAGQGALIVFELAAPGLYGEQATRDWRSGFQWWQGKCHEQLSVYAVKYGIWIAVATQAGRTVDEDFPGGGYVFVPDGRQVYATPDWFPGAAYLGLDFKEYSVVQL
- the tsaA gene encoding tRNA (N6-threonylcarbamoyladenosine(37)-N6)-methyltransferase TrmO — encoded protein: MMKISLEPIGYVVNSVEEPVDGGWGEVESRIVLREGLVPALVGLEDFSHVLVVYWMHRAVPPEVLRRRPQGRENMPEVGLFAQRSKHRPNPIGVTVVSLLRVGDGELLVRGLDAVNGTPVLDIKPHYPEYDSPADAHVPEWAGRLMAGYFEGEP